One window of Longimicrobium sp. genomic DNA carries:
- a CDS encoding MlaD family protein: MQPTRSPRREVQVGIFVLAGILAVLAALFILTDPGTFRGRYYVTTVVRDAGGIRARDPVQLSGVNIGRVADLKLTPQGVRMRLEIEGQYHFPDDSKVRLTAKGLLGEMVADVLPGSSRNQAQPGELLASAEQDQGLGGTAQDLAGTAKQVGGRADTLLMRANLLLSQEAIGSVHSSASELQAMLGSLQALAADQRVQLSALSASLRRSAAGVESATTRPELARAIARTDSLTARLDAATGQLHQASTSLAVVMGRMERGEGTLGRLSKDDSLYVNLNSAVANLNQLTNDIRANPKKYLSVSVF; this comes from the coding sequence GTGCAACCCACCCGGTCCCCCCGGCGCGAGGTGCAGGTCGGGATCTTCGTCCTGGCCGGCATCCTGGCCGTGCTGGCCGCGCTCTTCATCCTCACCGACCCCGGCACCTTCCGCGGGCGGTACTACGTGACCACGGTGGTGCGCGACGCGGGCGGCATCCGCGCGCGCGACCCCGTGCAGCTCTCGGGGGTCAACATCGGCCGCGTGGCCGACCTCAAGCTCACCCCGCAGGGCGTGCGCATGCGCCTGGAGATCGAGGGGCAGTACCACTTCCCCGACGACAGCAAGGTGCGGCTGACGGCCAAGGGGCTGCTGGGCGAGATGGTGGCCGACGTGCTGCCCGGGAGCTCGCGCAACCAGGCGCAGCCCGGCGAGCTGCTGGCCAGCGCCGAGCAGGACCAGGGGCTGGGCGGCACGGCGCAGGACCTGGCGGGCACCGCCAAGCAGGTGGGCGGCCGCGCCGACACGCTGCTGATGCGCGCCAACCTGCTGCTGAGCCAGGAGGCCATCGGCTCGGTGCACAGCAGCGCCTCGGAGCTGCAGGCCATGCTCGGCTCGCTGCAGGCGCTGGCCGCCGACCAGCGGGTGCAGCTCTCCGCGCTCTCCGCCTCGCTGCGGCGCAGCGCGGCGGGGGTCGAGAGCGCGACCACGCGCCCCGAGCTGGCGCGCGCCATCGCGCGCACCGACAGCCTGACGGCGCGGCTGGACGCGGCCACCGGCCAGCTGCACCAGGCCAGCACCTCGCTGGCCGTGGTGATGGGCCGCATGGAGCGCGGCGAGGGCACGCTGGGCCGCCTCAGCAAGGACGACTCGCTGTACGTGAACCTGAACAGCGCGGTCGCCAACCTGAACCAGCTGACCAACGACATCCGCGCCAACCCCAAGAAGTACCTGAGCGTCAGCGTCTTCTGA
- a CDS encoding TolC family protein, whose protein sequence is MALLAAAPLAAQTNPLPPPGAPARPAAQMQAPAGGVRPLSLDEALRMAEDASDQIVVARAGVMRASGQRLQAQSQRLPQLNGFASYSRALASQFSSLASGSDTTTQTGPTNCGTFAPNPGLPIEQRVDSLEHAVDCATNGNPFSSLGSLPFGRANTWQLGINLSQNLFAGGRIAAQVDAATAGRRRADIQLSATRAQLVLDVAQAYYDAALTDRLVGIAEAALAQAEETLRQVTLARQVGNQPEFELLRATVTRDNQRPQVIQRRAERELAYTRLRLLLDLPTTAPVQLTTPLDDAAPVPVARFASNPNLLGDTTTANRAPVRQAVQVVETQEAQLRVARAQRWPTLSLVSNWGRVGYPAGAFPAWSDFSTNWTVGAQMTVPIFTGGRIRGDEMVAQANLLESRATLESVKAQAQLDTRAALDELSSARAKWQASSGTVEQATRAYQIAEIRYREGLSTQTELTDSRIQLQLATANRAQAARDLQIAQVRVALLPDLPLNLQQASGAAGGSSANQQPQQAQPQQQTQPQQQQQQPTQTPQLPTTSAFSGTGGV, encoded by the coding sequence TTGGCCCTGCTGGCGGCCGCGCCGCTGGCCGCGCAGACCAACCCCCTCCCCCCGCCGGGCGCCCCCGCGCGCCCCGCGGCGCAGATGCAGGCGCCGGCCGGCGGCGTGCGCCCGCTTTCGCTCGACGAGGCGCTGCGCATGGCCGAGGACGCCAGCGACCAGATCGTGGTCGCCCGCGCGGGGGTGATGCGGGCCAGCGGGCAGCGGCTGCAGGCGCAGAGCCAGCGGCTGCCGCAGCTGAACGGCTTCGCCTCGTACAGCCGCGCGCTGGCGTCGCAGTTCTCGTCGCTCGCCAGCGGCTCCGACACCACCACGCAGACGGGCCCCACCAACTGCGGCACCTTCGCGCCCAACCCCGGGCTGCCGATCGAGCAGCGGGTGGACTCGCTGGAGCACGCGGTGGACTGCGCCACCAACGGCAACCCCTTCTCCTCGCTGGGCTCGCTTCCCTTCGGGCGGGCGAACACGTGGCAGCTGGGGATCAACCTCTCGCAGAACCTGTTCGCCGGCGGCCGCATTGCCGCGCAGGTCGACGCGGCCACGGCCGGCCGCCGCCGCGCCGACATCCAGCTGTCCGCCACCCGCGCGCAGCTGGTGCTCGACGTGGCCCAGGCCTACTACGACGCCGCGCTCACCGACCGCCTGGTGGGGATCGCCGAGGCCGCGCTGGCGCAGGCGGAGGAGACGCTGCGGCAGGTGACGCTGGCGCGCCAGGTGGGGAACCAGCCGGAGTTCGAGCTGCTGCGCGCCACCGTCACCCGCGACAACCAGCGGCCGCAGGTGATCCAGCGGCGCGCCGAGCGCGAGCTGGCGTACACCCGGCTGCGGCTGCTGCTGGACCTGCCGACCACCGCGCCGGTGCAGCTGACCACGCCGCTCGACGACGCGGCCCCGGTGCCGGTGGCCCGCTTCGCCTCGAACCCGAATCTCCTGGGCGACACGACCACCGCCAACCGCGCCCCCGTGCGCCAGGCGGTGCAGGTGGTGGAGACGCAGGAGGCGCAGCTGCGCGTGGCGCGGGCGCAGCGCTGGCCCACCCTCTCCCTGGTTTCCAACTGGGGGCGCGTGGGCTACCCGGCCGGCGCCTTCCCGGCATGGAGCGACTTCTCCACCAACTGGACGGTGGGCGCGCAGATGACGGTGCCGATCTTCACCGGCGGGCGCATCCGCGGCGACGAGATGGTGGCGCAGGCCAACCTCCTGGAGTCGCGCGCCACGCTCGAGTCGGTCAAGGCGCAGGCGCAGCTCGACACCCGCGCCGCGCTCGACGAGCTGTCGAGCGCCCGGGCCAAGTGGCAGGCCAGCTCGGGCACGGTGGAGCAGGCCACCCGCGCCTACCAGATCGCCGAGATCCGCTACCGCGAGGGGCTGTCGACGCAGACCGAGCTCACCGACAGCCGCATCCAGCTGCAGCTGGCCACGGCCAACCGCGCGCAGGCCGCGCGCGACCTGCAGATCGCGCAGGTGCGCGTCGCCCTCCTGCCCGACCTGCCGCTGAACCTGCAGCAGGCGTCGGGTGCGGCCGGCGGGAGCTCGGCCAACCAGCAGCCGCAGCAGGCTCAACCGCAGCAGCAGACACAACCGCAGCAGCAACAGCAGCAGCCGACACAAACGCCGCAGCTGCCGACCACGTCGGCCTTCAGCGGAACGGGGGGAGTGTGA
- a CDS encoding ABC transporter permease, translating to MGKISDFLASLGAGWERFAAHTGDMASLVWRSAMYLFSGRVAMADIARQMYWMGVGSIPIVLVTGMLGGIVTSQQGGYQFTGGVPLYILGSVVASSVILELGPVMTAIVLIGRVGARITAELGTMQVSEQIDALYSLGRDPVRTLVAPRLVAGLIVVPLLVALCNLAGVVSGMIAAQSTVHLGIPAFRYGAGLFWHNWDMFYSLAKGVAFGFVIPLVASHMGLATRGGAEGVGKSTTSAVVLMTLSVLVIDALFPPLLLN from the coding sequence ATGGGCAAGATCTCCGACTTCCTGGCGTCGCTCGGCGCCGGCTGGGAACGCTTCGCGGCGCACACCGGCGACATGGCCAGCCTGGTCTGGCGCTCGGCCATGTACCTGTTCAGCGGCCGCGTGGCCATGGCCGACATCGCGCGGCAGATGTACTGGATGGGCGTGGGCTCCATCCCCATCGTGCTGGTGACGGGGATGCTGGGCGGCATCGTGACCTCGCAGCAGGGCGGCTACCAGTTCACCGGCGGCGTGCCGCTGTACATCCTGGGAAGCGTGGTGGCCAGCTCGGTGATCCTGGAGCTGGGCCCGGTGATGACGGCCATCGTGCTGATCGGCCGCGTGGGCGCCCGCATCACCGCCGAGCTGGGCACGATGCAGGTGTCGGAGCAGATCGACGCGCTCTACTCGCTGGGCCGCGATCCCGTGCGGACGCTGGTCGCCCCGCGGCTGGTGGCGGGGCTGATCGTCGTTCCCCTGCTCGTGGCGCTCTGCAACCTGGCCGGCGTGGTGAGCGGGATGATCGCCGCGCAGAGCACGGTGCACCTGGGGATCCCGGCGTTCCGCTACGGGGCCGGGCTGTTCTGGCACAACTGGGACATGTTCTACTCGCTGGCCAAGGGCGTGGCGTTCGGCTTCGTCATCCCCCTGGTGGCCAGCCACATGGGCCTGGCCACCCGCGGCGGCGCCGAGGGCGTGGGCAAGTCCACGACCAGCGCGGTGGTGCTGATGACGCTGTCGGTGCTGGTGATCGACGCGCTCTTCCCGCCGCTGCTGCTGAACTAG
- a CDS encoding ATP-binding cassette domain-containing protein, whose product MTVEPAVGDPMVEYRDVWKAFDQPVLAGVDLVVGRGETISVVGHSGTGKSVLLKTTIGLIVPDRGDVVVDGHSVFRGGRRALREVRRKVGYVFQNAALFDSMTVYENVAQGLTDEEIREWGEKEVLRRVARSLDHVNLDPAKVLGKIPSELSGGMRKRVGIARAIVGEPEILLYDEPVTGLDPVNGTVVHRLISQLAEELGVTSIIVSHDIEGTLPISDRVALLDHGRIRFVGTPDEFRASDDQLVRAFIERDVPDDEMAEAQ is encoded by the coding sequence ATGACGGTTGAACCGGCGGTGGGCGACCCGATGGTCGAGTACCGCGACGTGTGGAAGGCGTTCGACCAGCCCGTGCTGGCGGGCGTGGACCTGGTGGTGGGGCGGGGCGAGACCATCTCGGTGGTCGGCCACTCCGGCACCGGCAAGAGCGTGCTGCTGAAGACCACCATCGGGCTGATCGTTCCCGACCGCGGCGACGTGGTGGTGGACGGGCACTCGGTGTTCCGCGGCGGCCGCAGGGCGCTGCGCGAGGTGCGGCGCAAGGTGGGGTACGTGTTCCAGAACGCCGCGCTGTTCGACTCGATGACGGTGTACGAGAACGTGGCGCAGGGGCTGACCGACGAGGAGATCCGCGAGTGGGGCGAGAAGGAGGTGCTCCGCCGCGTGGCCCGCTCGCTCGACCACGTGAACCTCGACCCCGCCAAGGTGCTGGGGAAGATCCCCAGCGAGCTCTCGGGCGGGATGCGCAAGCGCGTGGGAATCGCGCGGGCCATCGTGGGCGAGCCCGAGATCCTGCTGTACGACGAGCCGGTGACCGGGCTCGACCCGGTGAACGGCACGGTGGTGCACCGGCTCATCTCCCAGCTCGCCGAAGAGCTGGGGGTGACCAGCATCATCGTATCACACGACATCGAAGGCACGCTGCCGATCTCGGACCGCGTGGCGCTGCTGGACCACGGCCGGATCCGCTTCGTGGGCACCCCCGACGAGTTCCGCGCCAGCGACGACCAGCTCGTGCGCGCGTTCATCGAGCGTGACGTGCCCGACGACGAGATGGCGGAGGCGCAATGA
- a CDS encoding efflux RND transporter permease subunit translates to MFISDFAIKRPVVTVVSMLALVVFGLFALFNLKTDEYPEVNPPVVAVSIPYPGASPETVEREVVDRVEEAIGGISGVDEINSQSFDGYAVLIVQFIFGKDLQQATQDIRDQISQIRNDLPTEMKEPILSRFDPNQFPIVSITLSSTTLTPAELTRIADPGITRELRAVAGVAEVTVAGGIERELTVELDPSRMQSAQVGVPQVVQALQAQNLAAPVGSVKGTWDERSIRLKGRLPDPESFRQLVVVERDGAVVRLGDVATVRDGTEEPRTLALFNGRPAVGIDVKKSTGYSTTQVASSVLASVEKIRPQLPAGVKMDVIRNSGERVSRSVRNVEETLFEGALLTVLVVFLFLNSWRSTVITGVALPISVLASFVAVWAFGFTLNTMSLLGLSLAIGILIDDAIVVRENIVRHVEMGKDHYTAAMDGTDEIGLAVAATTFSIVCVFVPIAFMGGVAEQWFAPFALTIASSVLVSLFVSFSLDPMLSAYWADPHKEEHEKAWITRKLDRFNHWFGRQAEGYKKIVAWALDHRAAMVIIATGAFVGALMIPAKGIIAFLTVLAITAGVAVFLTVVKPRKSLAALVAVGGIVLMFVGGGMAPAMMKLGGQFFPTDDRSEFIIKIDTPPGSNIDYTRMKAEEVARIARSHPEVMYTYTTIGGQGGTVNQASIYARMTPKHDRPGRSQDVVSNEVRERAKHLGGVTVALSNGSFGDQKQILIQLRGPDIATLNRLAEQVKAEVEQVPGAVDVDLSTKGQKPELEVELNRGLAGSLGVTAGEVAQALRPAFAGIDAGDWVDPSGETRNVEVRLAPEARRRAVDLAQMPLVLQGPAGTSTVPLGQVAAIRQGVGPAQIDHLDRDRVITVQANTQGRPLTEVIGDINARISSNVRFPAGYVMTQGGETKDQNEVFGRILFALGVAIMLMYLILVVQFGSFLDPLAIMLSLPLSLIGVVLGLWLTGNTLNIMSMIGVILLAGIVAKNAILLIDFAKWAHERGTPLRESLIEAGAIRLRPILMTTFALIAGMLPVAMGRGEGAQFRAPMGVAVIGGVLTSTLLTLLVIPTIYEILDDTREWMFGLFRRTPKAEEHAPVERIPRPRRAPEEALSAD, encoded by the coding sequence ATGTTCATCTCCGATTTCGCGATCAAGCGGCCGGTCGTCACCGTGGTGTCGATGCTGGCCCTGGTGGTCTTCGGCCTGTTCGCGCTGTTCAACCTGAAGACCGACGAGTACCCCGAGGTCAACCCCCCGGTGGTGGCCGTCTCCATCCCCTATCCCGGCGCCAGCCCCGAGACGGTGGAGCGCGAGGTGGTGGACCGGGTGGAGGAGGCCATCGGCGGGATCAGCGGCGTGGACGAGATCAACAGCCAGTCGTTCGACGGCTACGCCGTGCTGATCGTGCAGTTCATCTTCGGGAAGGACCTGCAGCAGGCCACGCAGGACATCCGTGACCAGATCTCGCAGATCCGCAACGACCTGCCCACGGAGATGAAGGAGCCGATCCTGAGCCGGTTCGATCCGAACCAGTTCCCGATCGTCTCCATCACCCTGTCGTCGACCACGCTGACGCCGGCCGAGCTCACGCGCATCGCCGACCCCGGCATCACCCGCGAGCTGCGGGCGGTGGCGGGGGTGGCCGAGGTCACGGTGGCCGGCGGGATCGAGCGCGAGCTGACGGTGGAGCTGGACCCCTCGCGGATGCAGTCCGCCCAGGTCGGCGTCCCCCAGGTCGTCCAGGCGCTGCAGGCGCAGAACCTGGCCGCGCCCGTCGGCTCGGTGAAGGGGACGTGGGACGAGCGGTCGATCCGCCTCAAGGGCCGCCTCCCCGACCCCGAGAGCTTCCGCCAGCTGGTGGTGGTGGAGCGCGACGGCGCGGTGGTCCGCCTGGGCGACGTGGCCACGGTGCGCGACGGGACCGAGGAGCCGCGCACGCTGGCGCTGTTCAACGGCCGGCCGGCGGTGGGGATCGACGTGAAGAAGTCCACCGGTTACAGCACCACGCAGGTGGCGTCGTCGGTCCTCGCCTCGGTGGAGAAGATCCGGCCGCAGCTGCCGGCCGGGGTGAAGATGGACGTGATCCGCAACTCGGGCGAGCGGGTGAGCCGGTCGGTGCGGAACGTGGAGGAAACGCTGTTCGAGGGCGCGCTGCTCACCGTCCTGGTCGTCTTCCTCTTCCTGAACTCGTGGCGCTCCACGGTGATCACCGGCGTGGCGCTGCCGATCTCGGTGCTGGCCTCGTTCGTGGCGGTGTGGGCGTTCGGCTTCACGCTCAACACCATGTCGCTGTTGGGCCTCTCCCTGGCCATCGGCATCCTGATCGACGACGCCATCGTGGTGCGCGAGAACATCGTGCGCCACGTGGAGATGGGGAAGGACCACTACACGGCGGCGATGGACGGGACGGACGAGATCGGGCTCGCGGTGGCCGCGACGACCTTCTCCATCGTCTGCGTGTTCGTGCCCATCGCGTTCATGGGCGGGGTGGCGGAGCAGTGGTTCGCGCCCTTCGCGCTGACCATCGCGTCGTCGGTGCTGGTGTCGCTGTTCGTCTCCTTCTCGCTGGACCCCATGCTCAGCGCCTACTGGGCGGACCCGCACAAGGAGGAGCACGAGAAGGCGTGGATCACCCGCAAGCTCGACCGGTTCAACCACTGGTTCGGACGCCAGGCCGAGGGCTACAAGAAGATCGTGGCCTGGGCGCTGGACCACCGCGCGGCGATGGTGATCATCGCCACGGGGGCGTTCGTGGGCGCGCTGATGATCCCGGCGAAGGGGATCATCGCCTTCCTCACCGTGCTGGCCATCACCGCGGGGGTGGCGGTGTTCCTGACCGTGGTGAAGCCGCGGAAGTCGCTCGCCGCGCTGGTGGCGGTGGGGGGGATCGTGCTGATGTTCGTGGGCGGGGGGATGGCGCCGGCGATGATGAAGCTGGGCGGCCAGTTCTTCCCCACCGACGACCGGTCGGAGTTCATCATCAAGATCGATACGCCGCCGGGGTCGAACATCGACTACACGCGGATGAAGGCCGAGGAGGTGGCGCGCATCGCCCGCTCGCACCCCGAGGTGATGTACACCTACACCACCATCGGCGGACAGGGCGGCACGGTGAACCAGGCCAGCATCTACGCCCGGATGACGCCCAAGCACGACCGCCCGGGGCGCAGCCAGGACGTGGTGTCGAACGAGGTGCGCGAGCGCGCCAAGCACCTGGGCGGGGTGACGGTGGCGCTCAGCAACGGCAGCTTCGGCGACCAGAAGCAGATCCTGATCCAGCTGCGCGGCCCCGACATCGCCACGCTGAACCGCCTGGCCGAGCAGGTGAAGGCCGAGGTGGAGCAGGTTCCCGGCGCGGTGGACGTCGACCTGTCGACCAAGGGGCAGAAGCCGGAGCTCGAGGTGGAGCTGAACCGCGGGCTGGCGGGGTCGCTGGGCGTGACCGCCGGCGAGGTGGCGCAGGCGCTCAGGCCGGCCTTCGCGGGGATCGACGCGGGCGACTGGGTGGATCCCAGCGGCGAGACGCGGAACGTGGAGGTCCGTCTCGCCCCCGAGGCGCGGCGGCGCGCGGTGGACCTGGCGCAGATGCCGCTGGTGCTGCAGGGCCCGGCGGGGACGTCCACCGTCCCCCTCGGCCAGGTGGCGGCCATCCGGCAGGGTGTGGGCCCGGCGCAGATCGACCACCTGGACCGCGACCGCGTGATCACCGTGCAGGCCAACACGCAGGGGCGGCCGCTGACCGAGGTAATCGGCGACATCAACGCGCGCATCTCCAGCAACGTGCGCTTCCCCGCGGGCTACGTGATGACGCAGGGCGGCGAGACCAAGGACCAGAACGAGGTGTTCGGGCGCATCCTGTTCGCGCTGGGCGTGGCGATCATGCTGATGTACCTGATCCTGGTGGTGCAGTTCGGCTCGTTCCTGGACCCGCTGGCCATCATGCTGTCGCTGCCGCTGTCGCTGATCGGCGTGGTGCTGGGGCTGTGGCTCACGGGGAACACGCTGAACATCATGAGCATGATCGGCGTGATCCTGCTGGCGGGGATCGTGGCGAAGAACGCGATCCTGCTGATCGACTTCGCCAAGTGGGCGCACGAGCGGGGGACGCCGCTGCGCGAGAGCCTGATCGAGGCGGGCGCCATCCGCCTCCGCCCGATCCTGATGACGACGTTCGCGCTGATCGCCGGGATGCTGCCGGTGGCCATGGGGCGCGGCGAGGGGGCGCAGTTCCGCGCGCCGATGGGCGTGGCGGTGATCGGCGGCGTGCTGACCTCCACGCTGCTGACGCTGCTGGTGATCCCCACGATCTACGAGATCCTGGACGACACGCGCGAGTGGATGTTCGGCCTCTTCCGGCGCACGCCGAAGGCCGAGGAGCACGCGCCGGTGGAGCGCATCCCGCGGCCGCGGCGGGCGCCGGAGGAGGCGTTGTCGGCGGATTGA
- a CDS encoding OmpA family protein, which produces MQLTSTGQKTVRIIGGLAVIAAIGFGLKYAASHGYGRQIMRAIVPEKVSGLDAGSDIGNGFATGSGTVAFAGLPSDRPADLPGAPEVRINFWAWNSQMGCLYSNGGPVTTEGSLMAKQGIKVRIDRQDDNTQLMAQLTALAKGLHDGQAQPREGIHFIGIMGDGSGAFLAALNKQLIDSFGEDYRAEIVGSCGYSRGEDKLMGPQKWRDNPQSMRGAVVAGVLRDGDWNIAQRFMGDNGIPNNPDETTYDPNAVNWVNTSSYVEAAEKYVANYCEDRRVVENGKATGQTRRVCVDGIVTWTPADVTAAKGRGGIVSIVSTKEYTSQMPHVIIGIHKWNQQNRQTVEKMLTAFLQGGDQVLHHPQALTRAAQISQQIYNESGADAAYWEKYYRGVTEPDKTGVPVDLGGSKANNLADNLVLFGLAPGTTPETSRFRATYTVFGNIVSQQYPDLVPSVPPIDQILDVSYLQAVAQRAGGAQTAAAAAETNTYTGSGNVSRVVGRRNVSITFETGSATFTPEAEQQLQQLFDELSINSLAVEIHGHTDNVGNPDANQQLSEDRALAVKQWLEQRSASTFPQGRIRIFAHGPTQPIESNRTAEGRAANRRVEIVIGTNS; this is translated from the coding sequence ATGCAACTGACGTCCACCGGCCAGAAGACGGTGCGCATCATCGGCGGCCTCGCCGTGATCGCGGCCATCGGCTTCGGCCTGAAGTACGCCGCCAGCCACGGCTACGGCCGGCAGATCATGCGCGCCATCGTTCCCGAGAAGGTGAGCGGGCTCGACGCGGGCAGCGACATCGGCAACGGCTTCGCCACGGGGAGCGGCACGGTGGCCTTCGCCGGGCTCCCCAGCGACCGCCCGGCCGACCTCCCCGGCGCGCCCGAGGTGCGGATCAACTTCTGGGCGTGGAACTCCCAGATGGGGTGCCTCTACTCCAACGGCGGCCCGGTGACCACCGAGGGCTCGCTGATGGCGAAGCAGGGGATCAAGGTCCGCATCGACCGCCAGGACGACAACACGCAGCTGATGGCGCAGCTGACCGCGCTGGCCAAGGGGCTGCACGACGGCCAGGCGCAGCCGCGCGAGGGGATCCACTTCATCGGCATCATGGGCGACGGCTCGGGGGCCTTCCTGGCCGCGCTCAACAAGCAGCTGATCGACTCGTTCGGCGAGGACTACCGCGCCGAGATCGTGGGTTCGTGCGGCTACTCGCGCGGCGAGGACAAGCTGATGGGCCCGCAGAAGTGGCGCGACAACCCGCAGAGCATGCGCGGCGCGGTGGTGGCCGGCGTGCTGCGCGACGGCGACTGGAACATCGCCCAGCGCTTCATGGGCGACAACGGCATCCCCAACAACCCCGACGAGACCACCTACGACCCCAACGCGGTCAACTGGGTGAACACCTCGAGCTACGTGGAGGCGGCCGAGAAGTACGTCGCCAACTACTGCGAGGACCGCCGGGTGGTGGAGAACGGGAAGGCGACCGGGCAGACGCGCCGCGTGTGCGTGGACGGTATCGTCACCTGGACGCCGGCCGACGTGACCGCGGCGAAGGGGCGCGGGGGGATCGTGAGCATCGTGTCGACCAAGGAGTACACGTCGCAGATGCCGCACGTGATCATCGGCATCCACAAGTGGAACCAGCAGAACCGGCAGACGGTGGAGAAGATGCTGACCGCCTTCCTGCAGGGCGGCGACCAGGTACTGCACCACCCGCAGGCGCTGACCCGCGCGGCCCAGATCAGCCAGCAGATCTACAACGAGAGCGGCGCCGACGCGGCGTACTGGGAGAAGTACTACCGCGGCGTGACCGAGCCCGACAAGACGGGCGTCCCCGTCGACCTGGGCGGCAGCAAGGCGAACAACCTGGCCGACAACCTGGTGCTGTTCGGCCTGGCGCCGGGGACCACGCCGGAGACCAGCCGCTTCCGGGCCACGTACACCGTGTTCGGCAACATCGTCAGCCAGCAGTATCCGGATCTCGTGCCCAGCGTCCCGCCGATCGACCAGATCCTGGACGTGAGCTACCTGCAGGCGGTGGCGCAGCGCGCCGGCGGCGCGCAGACCGCGGCCGCCGCGGCCGAGACCAACACCTACACCGGCTCGGGGAACGTCTCGCGCGTGGTGGGGCGCCGCAACGTGTCGATCACCTTCGAGACGGGGTCGGCCACCTTCACCCCCGAGGCCGAGCAGCAGCTGCAGCAGCTGTTCGACGAGCTGTCCATCAACTCGCTGGCGGTGGAGATCCACGGGCACACCGACAACGTCGGCAACCCCGACGCCAACCAGCAGCTGTCGGAAGACCGCGCGCTGGCGGTGAAGCAGTGGCTGGAGCAGCGCTCGGCCAGCACCTTCCCGCAGGGCCGCATCCGCATCTTCGCGCACGGCCCCACGCAGCCGATCGAGTCCAACCGGACGGCCGAGGGGCGCGCGGCCAACCGCCGGGTGGAGATCGTGATCGGCACCAACAGCTGA
- a CDS encoding efflux RND transporter periplasmic adaptor subunit, whose product MHGTKIGRAALAAGAALVIAACGKESDAATEKAPAGVELGPEAVAVVQSEEIRTGPQLSGSLMAEREAQVRAQVGGQVLEVYADQGQAVRSGQPLARIDATALTDAATSARTGVASAQTSLEVARRNYERAQTLNQAGAMSDRDLEAARAQLSQAQAQAAGARSQQASAQKQLANTTVRSPINGVVSVRPVSAGDIVQPGAALFTVVDPRSMRLEANVPADQLGQLTIGSTVRFTVNGYPGRTFTGTVQRIAPAADPQTRQVPVVVTIPNEAGTLVAGLFAEGRVESQVRTGILIPANAVDERGVTPTVLRLRGGKVERVTVQLGIRDPDSERVEVTGGLAAGDTLLVGPALGTSPGTPVRITAAPRP is encoded by the coding sequence ATGCACGGAACGAAGATCGGGCGCGCGGCGCTGGCCGCCGGGGCCGCCCTGGTGATCGCGGCGTGCGGCAAGGAGAGCGACGCCGCCACGGAAAAGGCGCCCGCGGGAGTGGAGCTGGGCCCCGAGGCCGTCGCGGTGGTGCAGAGCGAGGAGATCCGCACCGGGCCGCAGCTTTCCGGCTCGCTGATGGCCGAACGCGAGGCGCAGGTCCGCGCGCAGGTGGGCGGGCAGGTGCTCGAGGTGTACGCCGACCAGGGGCAGGCCGTGCGCTCGGGCCAGCCGCTGGCGCGCATCGACGCCACCGCGCTGACCGACGCGGCGACCTCGGCGCGGACCGGCGTGGCCTCCGCGCAGACCTCGCTGGAGGTGGCGCGGCGCAACTACGAGCGGGCGCAGACGCTGAACCAGGCCGGCGCCATGAGCGACCGCGACCTGGAGGCGGCGCGCGCGCAGCTCAGCCAGGCGCAGGCGCAGGCCGCGGGCGCGCGCAGCCAGCAGGCCAGCGCGCAGAAGCAGCTGGCCAACACCACGGTGCGCTCGCCCATCAACGGCGTGGTCAGCGTCCGCCCGGTGAGCGCGGGCGACATCGTGCAGCCGGGGGCGGCGCTCTTCACCGTGGTCGACCCGCGCAGCATGCGGCTCGAGGCCAACGTCCCCGCCGACCAGCTGGGGCAGCTGACGATCGGGTCCACGGTGCGCTTCACCGTCAACGGCTACCCCGGCCGCACGTTCACGGGAACGGTGCAGCGCATCGCCCCGGCGGCCGACCCGCAGACGCGGCAGGTGCCCGTGGTGGTCACCATCCCCAACGAAGCGGGGACGCTGGTGGCGGGGCTGTTCGCCGAGGGGCGGGTGGAAAGCCAGGTGAGGACGGGGATCCTGATCCCCGCCAACGCGGTGGACGAGCGCGGCGTGACCCCCACGGTGCTGCGGCTGCGCGGCGGCAAGGTGGAGCGGGTGACGGTGCAGCTGGGCATCCGCGACCCCGACAGCGAGCGGGTGGAAGTGACGGGCGGGCTGGCCGCAGGCGACACCCTGCTGGTGGGCCCCGCCCTCGGCACCAGCCCGGGAACCCCGGTGCGCATCACGGCGGCCCCCCGGCCGTAA